TCACACGCAGTCCACGTTATCTATCTCCACAGCTCCAAGAGTCAGTGCTCACTCAAACTCAATTTATGCTTACATGTggaaactataataataatagtaaaataataacaataataaaaaggcaaacaaagcatAAAATAGTCTCAAACaaattaattgaataaaaaacagtATATAAAGTATGTACATCAGCTGACAACATTATACGTAGGGAAAAACGGTCCTTAATATGTGCAGCAatttacctaatttttttttccactcaactcattttatattttttgtacaaTAAACTATGCCAAAAAATCATTAACAGACATACCTTTTTTTCCCATAGGAACAAAAAGAACAGGGTGTCACACTCAGTCCACAGTATCTCTCTCCCCTacagaataaagaaagaaaaaaatacacactCACATACTGTAAATACCACAGCGGCACACAAGATGTCCGCACAGACACGCAGCAGAGTTTTTGACCCGTGCGCAAACTCACGAGACCAGGAAACCCGTAGTAACTGCCGCTAGCATTAAGCTAATCCACACATcctttaggacaggggtcgggaacctttttggctgagagagccatttaagccaaatattttaaaatgtatttccgtgagagccatataatgaaatgtctgcattattaagtaagaccaacatttatagggtataatatgtcacaaacttgcatagcagcagtagtagcgacAATAGTCAATCTTCCAGTCCTGAGGAACGCGCAAGGCAAGCATAAacagaaacatgctgattggcagccggtgtggaccggctgccaatcaacagcaggtgcgggggaaaaaaacacagcgctcagcggtacaagcaggaaatggaaacaaaataagagcactgatgggaagtaaatacaaacagaaattaagtgacaggTCTTCACATAAcaaatctcttattctttttaataacattttaacaaagacatgcacctggggataggttgattggcaacactaaattggccctagtgtgtgaatgtgagtgtgaatgttgtctgtctatctgtgttggccctgcgatgaggtggcgacttgtccagggtgtaccccgccttctgcccgattgtagctgagataggcgccagcgccccccgcgaccccgaaagggaataagcggtagaaaatggatggatggatggaacattttaattcggaagctcaccgatgatacataaaatgcttcttaccattaatgcgacttcttgaacaggggccgtagaaaacagatggatggattgaaatgtatgagaatgttttatattttgaacgttatttttaacactgtgattaccagcggaattattcattacttatcatgttaagcaatgtcagctatgatttatctgagagccggatgcagtcatcaaaaaagccacatctggctcgagagccataggttccctacccctgctttaggatATAAAAGTCCGGTTTTTACAACAATTTAATAAAACGAAAGTTCGGGAATTTAACCCGCATGCTTAACAGCACGCCACAAAACAGTGTGCATTCTTATAAAACACTTTAAGAGTGACACccaaaaagtttataaaaaaataaagggaGCGAGATATAACCTGACTTACCAGCTCCAGGAGTCAGTGGTCACTGAAGCTGGTCACACAGGTGCAACGCCAAATCACCCCCCAGGGaaacaaaaaggtatgtaataGAAAATAATAGAGTTGAACCTATTTACAATGAGATACACTTTTGGGGAAGTTCACAACAAAAGATGTGAATAAATGTccagaattaaaataaaacaaaataaaacgtaGCTCAGCTACATATGCTTTAGGTTACCAGTAACAATGGGGTAACGAGCGTCCCCAGAACTAGTTGGCGGAGCGAATGACGCAATAAACCGCCGTAAGTTCCGACCAACACACGCAGCAATATTTGCTAGCATTAACTTAaaactagcattagcttatagatagcatttgctttttttttttttttttttttaacatttatttagtttattaaggatccccattagtctacaccgcagtggagactattcttcctggggtccaggaaGAATGTTAAAGCCAACAATAGTTTCCAGCTAGAGATGGATATTATTTAGTTTTTCTAAGCATGGGAAGGAAGACAGTAGGTGTCAGTtctgagaagaagtggatgacaTTTATTGAAATAACATAGTAAATCATCATAAACATGACCGAGTATGTCGCTCGCGAGCTTGTTAAAACAATTGGAGCTAGACTAGCACTAACACTGCAAGTCTGCACCATAACAAAACAGAAGGATTGGATAACGCCAGCAAATGGTGTGAAAATACTATCTAAAAAACATCTATCTATGAAAATGTGGAGAAGCTGCTgttggtgtgtttgacggagatgCAACGAGAAGGAGATACGGTAGATGTCCACTCTCCAAGTTAAATGATGTACATTAATATCACAttgcttcataaaactactggagttgtttgtactacattctattgtatggtttttcatacaatatttactatctaaaagttttttttctttttaaaagatgTGTTACATGTTACGATTGTGCTGTGCAAAATGGGCATTGTCTCAAAACATGTACTgcagccttcaaaataaaagcacagctgTCAATTAACAGAGTGGTTCATTACAAAGTACAACAGACCATcacaataatactaataattataataataaattaaatttatACAGCAATTTTTTACACACTCAAAATGCTTCACAGAgaacattcattcactccacattcatgTACACAATGTCCTGTGTAAGGACACAGAAATTACCGTAGTACTGTTTTCTTTCTTATGTCTACTCTACCAACTGACTCACTGAGATGGGAATGCCCCCTGGTGGTTAAATGGGAACACCGACATTTATTCAATAACGTATAAAGGCTCTTAAATTGATGACATACACAGCAATGTGACAGAGACGTCCTATCCTGGATGAaagaaaaccaacgcttcccatccaaccacAAGGAGctggagaggtgctgcaaagagaaatgAAGTGAATTGCCCAAATATGGGTGTGCCAAGCTGATGGTTGTGTATTCAAAAAGACTggaagctgtaattgctgccaaaggcaCATCAACAATGTATTGAGAAAAAgctgtaaatacttatgtacaagtgatctcttatttatttatttatttattttaacatatttgcaacacacacaaaaaaaaatgttcatagggtCATTATAGGTATTttatgtagaattttgaggacagatattaatttatttaatttcgtaataaagttcaagttaaagtaccactgatagtcacacacacactagatcagtggttcttaaccttgttggaggtactgaacgcCATCAGTtgcatatgcgcattcaccgaacccttctcagtgaaaaataaaacgtcttttttttaaattcaagacaaagttatgggtttttggtaacacttaagtatggagaacatattctaagtaacaaagacttaatttagagttttttggacactaggagaacatattctaagtaacaaagacttaatttggagttatttggttagggttagggttagagggttagggttataatgaggccatgccaaattaggcattaataagtacttaataatgactagtttggagccaatatgttactaatttgcatgttaataagcaactatttaatggtgaatatgtcccccatactaaagtgttacaatgtttttttactggtgcacaaaatgaaccgtgcatgaacatcaccttgttcaaagaacaaaaccgacactaaactcacactacactgcataaactcacaacaaattacacacctgcaagtttttattgagacgatgactcgggtgtgttttgacctctgccgaactcctgaggccgactcaccgaacccctagggttcaatcgaacccaggttaagaaccgctGCACTAGATgttgtgaaattaccctctgcatttgacccattcccttgttccatccccttggaggtgaggggagcaggaaGCAGCAGCGTTAgtcgtgctcgggaatcattttgttgatttaagcaccaattccaacccttgatgctgagtgccaagcagggaggtaataggtcccatttttatagtttttggtatgactcggccggggtttgaagtcacgaccttccagtctcagggcatgTCAGGCTGAAATATAACACAATATGAAAAAACTGAAGCGTCGGGAGAATTTTCCGGATGCACCGTATACTGTACTTCATGCCTGTAACTCGTGTTAAAAGTTGTATTTTAATgtaaatgccttttttttttattgtgaaaattTGTTTGAAttgggaatcgattctgaatcgaatcgtaacCCCAAAAGTCAGAATGTAATTGACTGTTGAGTTGTAAGGATCACATCCTTAATGCTCAGTACAAtattgctaataataattaaataataaaatgacGGTACACCAGACAGTCAAATCTTTAAAATGACCTTATTGCTCAATGAAAAGTCTGACGTGTATTTGAAACAATAGCAAAAAGTACAAAATGACTCGTTTGAGGGCGACGTTTGGACGTACGATAAAACCGCGATGTTGTAGTTAATCTGTTTTTCTAAAAGCGAATTACTAATTTGATGCGTGATTTCTTATCGGTGTGGACTAGCTGAACTTAATCATGAGAGTGAGAGGGTCTCCCTCCTTCTTGGTGACGATGGCCTGCATCATTCCAGAAGGTGTGTGCAGGTAACGCGAGCCCTTGAAGAAGTTCTCAAGAAGAGCTCGATCGATCTTGTCGCACTTCTCGATGGCCGCCTCAAAGTTGTTGCTGAGAAGGCCGTAGATGTTTCCCTTGTCGTGTTTCTTCCCCAAGAACAAGAAGAGGGCGTAGCAGTCCTTGCCGATGGAGGTGCAGAAGTCCACCATTCGCTCATACATGTTCCTGTCGTTGGACTCCCTCTGAGCCATCTGGACGGATTCGTTGCAGCTCTCCGGGAGATGGTCTTCCTCTTTGTCGCCCTCCTTGTCGGGCGGGTGAAGCACCTGCACGGCGATCTGAATGCGAGGGTTCTTTGTGGGCTTCTCCAACACGGCCCACACCCAGTCGGCCCCCAGCAGGATGCGCTGCCCGGGCGTCATGGCTGTGCAGTTGAAGACGTCCGTCATGTTGAGGTGGACACTCTGGGAGATGTAGGTCATGAGGAAGATCTGTGGGGCGGGGGAGGGAGGCGGGTGTCACAAAGCGTCCAAAACCTCTTCTGACAGAAACAATGGAAGTTCATACTACCTGAGTCAGCGCCTCGGGACTGGGTTGGAACTTGTCCTCGGGGTCCTTGAAAAGCAGGTACTCTTGAGTCCTGGAAGCGGCGGCAGCGATGCAGTCACTGAACAGAGGTATGAAATCGTTAGGTTTGGCGACAGGAAGTCGTCTCAGCGTGGAGAAGATGCTCGGGCGAGGCGGGGCCCTGTTGGCGCCGGATGGGGCGTTGACGTGTTTGGTAGGCAGGAAGGAGGAGGACTTCTGCAAGGGCATGGATGATTTACTCATGCTGTCCCCCATGGCCGACTTATGATGGAGATCACGGGCTGCTCTTGCCAATGCACTGTGGACAACAGGAGGGTTTTTAATATTATAAACCGgtaaatcctttaaaaaaaactgttaaatgTATGTTAATAACTTATTCTACTACACTTGACTGTTAAGTAACTGTTAAAttgttaaaaatgtaaaaacagttaaaaaactaTGTAACTTATGAATGTCAATATGTAATTGAAAACTGTTCAACAACTTTCAACCCATTTAATTACTGTTTAATGGTGAATAATaacaatttatccatccattcaacATAAGTGTTCACTATAACTGTTCAATAAATTCATATTTGTTTGATAACAAAATAACTGCCTATAACTGTTTAATGTGACTGTTAAACAAACAATATTACTTGTCAGAAATGTTTAATGACTTCAAATACAAGTTCAAAGTTCAGGGTTCAAAGTTTCTTTAATGGTACCCAGAGGTCAAATAATTGTGCAGACATTTGTATTTCAGCGTCAGGACATAATGCAGCAAGCAAACACAAAtcatataaaacatttaaaaatccaCAATCGATCACCAGTATACAGGCACAATGTAGAACAAGaaaatatgatacctaataaaccaataaaaaCATTGTGATTAAAGTGCTAtgacataataaatacattaaaaaactaaatcaTAATATAATGGCATGTGATGGCAGCAGGTATAAAagcatttttatattgtttagtCCTACAAAGAGGAAAAATGAACCTCCGATCAGAGCGAAGGAGCTGGAATTCACTGTGTAAAGGATGATGGGTGCATTGGTGAATAATAGAGCTCGCATTGCACTGCAGCTGTGTGGCATGGATGTCAGATAGGTTTTAGTTGCGACACACCTATAATCTAACTAGCGCGCTTTTTCAATTTGATATAGTACAGACTTCTTTCTCAAGGACAAACTACCAAACAATGACAGCAGGCAGAAAGACAGAATCGAGTCAATATATGCCCGATAAATGAGCGACAACATGGTTCTATCTATGTGGATATGTTGTAATGGCCATAGGGGTCCATCGgtgtatactgtatttttcggagtataagtcgctccggagtataagtcgcacccggcAAAAATGCATATGTGCGGTATAAACTTTGGAGAGGTGAACTTCACTTTGGACTGTGGGATTGTGTGTGTTTTGCAGAGGTTTGATTTATATTGGCAGGTAATATGGACGGGAGGGGGAGGTGTTTGTTATGCGGGATTAATTTGTGGCATATTAAATATAAGCCGGGTTGTGTCGTGGCTAATAGTAAACATATGTcttgtgtttatttattgttttactcaTTCCCGGCTGAATATCAGGTCCCACCCGTGACTCCTTAAATTGCGTAGTGGCAGCGACCCCTCGGAGAACTTGGATGCGTTTGTTACAACATGACAGTTTCCTCAGGCAATGAAGATGTTGGTGTCCCTTTTTACACACTGCTTCACAGTTCATCTCGAAGGTCAGCTTTGAGTCTATAACCGTGCCGAAGTACTTGTAGCTGTCCACACAGTCTGCAGACTGACCTTCTGATAAATGTGGTAGGTTTGGCATTGGTGTGGGTTCTAAAATCCATAATCATGTCCTTTGTTTTAAATATGTGGAGCTGTAGGATCCCTCACACCAGCTGACAAAATAAGTAACTACGGGACCATGGCTGGACTCATTTCCAATGAGAAGACTGACAATGactgtgtcatccgcaaatttcaCTAGCGTCCTGTTAGCATGCTTTCTCTGGCACATGTTTGTGTACAGGATAAAAATAAGGCCTGAAAGCACACATCCTTCAGGTGAGCCAGTTGAGGAGTGTGATCACTCAGATAAAATACCATTCACCTTGACTTCTTGGGATCTATCAGTTAAACAATCTAAAATCCAACCAGTCAGATTAAAACTCAGATTACAGTCCCCGATCAGCCTTTAGGCTAGGATATAAGGTTGGATAGTGTTAAAAGCAGATGAAAAATCAACAAATAAAAGTCTAGGGTGGGTTTTATTTCCCTCTTGATGTTTAAATAGAATGTTAAGAAGGGTGGTTGAGGCATCCAACACACCTCTGTGTGCCCTATAGGCAAACTGCATAGGGTTGAGTACATGCTTGATTTCTGTTGCAAGATGAAACTTTAAAATCATTTCCAAATATTTCATCACAAGTGAAGTAAGAGCAACAGGCCTTAAGTCATTCAAAGCGGTAAGTCTGTTTCTTTCAGGGAGATGGATAATCATGGCACGCTTAGACACACTTGGAACACGCCGTAAGATTAAAGATAGATTAAAGATATTACAAACTATAAAATTGAGTTGCTTTGAGCATGACGTAAGTAAAATACCACTGATTCTATCAGGGCACGGACATTCATTAGTCTTCAGTGAAAGTACAAACGTAAACACCTTTCCAGTTAATACCTATTAAACATGTTTACAACTGTTGATAACTGCTAAAGTTGTATATTCTTTAAATTAGATAATATCAGGGTTTTTTTTTAGGGGTTTTTTAGGTTCCAGCAGCcccgagggacaagcggtagaaaaatggatggatgtttttttttttttttaaacagttatcAACTGTAATAAAATGGTTAACttactgtttaataactgtttttGAATTGTTTACTGGTAAATTACTGGTTTGTAACTGTTAATAACATTTCAGATTTTTAATAACTGACGACTGTTAGATTATGGAAAATGACGGTTAAATAACTTCATTTACCGTATTCTTTTAACTGTTAACTGATAAATTACTGTATAACACCTATTTAATAACTATTAATTGTTAACTTTTTTATCTTATATTTGTAATAACCTTTACATAACTGATTAGTGACTATTTAATTAAGgttaactgtttaataactaatTGTCAATAACATCTATTGTTTTGTAACTGTAAATTACAGATTACTAGCTGTTTATCATCTGTAATAACTGTTAAACTATTAACTTCCAACTATGTTTCATATTTTAATAACTGTTAAAACACGTTAAATTATGGAAAATGTCTTAAATAATTGTTGAATAACTATTGTTGAATTTAATGTATTTGCTAACTGTTAATGAATGTTAAATTATTGATGTTTAATTACGGTTAATACCTGTTTAAAAACGTAATCATTAATAAAGTTAAATTTTCTTAATATggagtaatccatccatccatccatccatccattaactaccgcttgtcccttttgggatcgtgggggagtgctgatgcctatctcagctgcattcaggcggaaggcggtgtacaccctggaaaagtcgccacctcatcgcagggccaacacagatagacagacaacattcacactcacattcacacactagggaccatttagtgttgccaatcaacctatccccaggtgcatgtctttggaggtcggaggaagccggactacacggagggaacccgcacagtcacggggaggatatgcaaactccacacagaaagatcccgagcccgggtttgaactcaggactactcaggacctttgtattgtgaggcacatgcactaacccctgttccagcGTGCTGCCCGTATAATGGGCAATAATTGTCAATTTACTGTTTAACTGTTGTTAAGTAACTGTTTAATATTgctaataacatttaaataatgatGTGTGAATATACATGACAGGAAGTTCTCCTATATCCCTGTTTCCAaggtccaaccatccattttcttccgcttgtccttctcggggtcgcgggggtgatggagcctatccgAGCTGCATTCAAGCAGAAGGTtgtgtacaccgtggacaagtttgcacctcacagatagacaacattcaca
The sequence above is drawn from the Nerophis ophidion isolate RoL-2023_Sa linkage group LG03, RoL_Noph_v1.0, whole genome shotgun sequence genome and encodes:
- the rep15 gene encoding rab15 effector protein; this encodes MGDSMSKSSMPLQKSSSFLPTKHVNAPSGANRAPPRPSIFSTLRRLPVAKPNDFIPLFSDCIAAAASRTQEYLLFKDPEDKFQPSPEALTQIFLMTYISQSVHLNMTDVFNCTAMTPGQRILLGADWVWAVLEKPTKNPRIQIAVQVLHPPDKEGDKEEDHLPESCNESVQMAQRESNDRNMYERMVDFCTSIGKDCYALFLFLGKKHDKGNIYGLLSNNFEAAIEKCDKIDRALLENFFKGSRYLHTPSGMMQAIVTKKEGDPLTLMIKFS